One part of the bacterium genome encodes these proteins:
- a CDS encoding crotonase codes for MNVSVATCDGVRTLTIERESQRNALDRATLEELEAAFEEASRDGAVRVIVLRGAGDRAFCAGADLKEVLGHESIQESRRHFDGVARVIAAMQRCTQPVIARVPGFALAGGCGLAVAADFTIASEDAVLGLPEISLGLLPLMVSVPILRATGSRKVLLDLVLTGRRVAADEALKQGLVTRVVPKESLDDEIEALCTTLAGHSPETLRAGKEAIYTMAEMESGAAMRYLRESIVLTSRSEDAQEGIQAFFEKREPRWTGR; via the coding sequence TTGAACGTGTCCGTCGCAACCTGCGACGGGGTCCGCACCCTGACGATCGAGCGGGAATCCCAGCGCAACGCACTCGACCGGGCGACCCTCGAAGAACTCGAAGCCGCCTTCGAAGAAGCCTCGCGAGACGGGGCGGTTCGGGTGATCGTGCTGCGCGGCGCTGGCGACCGGGCCTTCTGTGCCGGCGCGGACCTGAAAGAAGTCCTCGGACACGAGAGCATCCAGGAAAGCCGGCGGCACTTCGACGGCGTCGCACGGGTGATCGCCGCGATGCAGCGCTGCACCCAGCCCGTCATCGCACGGGTCCCCGGCTTCGCCCTGGCCGGGGGTTGTGGGCTGGCGGTGGCCGCCGATTTCACGATCGCCAGCGAAGATGCCGTCCTCGGCCTGCCCGAGATTTCGCTCGGACTGCTGCCGCTGATGGTCTCCGTGCCCATCCTTCGGGCCACCGGCTCGCGAAAGGTGCTGCTCGATCTCGTGCTGACCGGCCGACGGGTTGCAGCAGACGAGGCGCTGAAGCAGGGCCTCGTCACGCGGGTCGTGCCCAAGGAAAGCCTCGACGACGAGATCGAGGCACTTTGTACGACGCTCGCCGGCCACTCGCCCGAAACCCTGCGCGCCGGAAAGGAGGCCATCTACACCATGGCCGAGATGGAATCCGGTGCGGCCATGCGTTATCTGCGCGAGTCCATCGTCCTCACATCGCGGAGCGAAGATGCCCAGGAAGGCATCCAGGCGTTCTTCGAGAAACGGGAGCCCAGGTGGACCGGGCGCTAA
- a CDS encoding uracil-DNA glycosylase has product MAEEGVNSFEIAEAEPAPNQFASGAQNQVPPVAPEKTPSVATETAQGGTTLEAVRTELGDCTRCGLAEGRTKLVFGDGNPNADLMFIGEGPGEQEDLSGLPFVGRAGELLTRMIERGIALPRAEVYICNIVKCRPPGNRTPLATEVSTCRHFLDGQIEAVRPKVIVTLGKPASSLLLGRDIAITRVRGTWHEYKGIPVMPTFHPAFILRQYTEQNRRLVWEDLKAAAARTQQ; this is encoded by the coding sequence CTGGCGGAAGAAGGCGTCAACTCCTTCGAGATCGCAGAAGCGGAGCCCGCGCCGAACCAGTTTGCGTCCGGGGCACAAAATCAGGTTCCGCCCGTCGCACCAGAAAAGACCCCTTCGGTCGCAACAGAAACCGCCCAGGGCGGCACCACCCTCGAAGCCGTCCGTACGGAACTCGGGGATTGCACGCGTTGCGGGTTGGCCGAGGGCCGCACCAAGCTCGTCTTCGGTGACGGCAATCCGAACGCCGACTTGATGTTCATTGGCGAGGGCCCCGGCGAGCAGGAGGATCTATCCGGCCTTCCCTTCGTAGGTCGCGCCGGCGAGCTGTTGACCCGGATGATCGAGCGCGGGATCGCCCTGCCCCGCGCCGAGGTCTATATCTGCAACATCGTGAAGTGCCGGCCGCCGGGAAACCGGACACCCCTCGCAACCGAGGTGAGTACCTGCCGCCACTTCCTGGACGGGCAGATCGAGGCGGTGCGGCCCAAGGTGATCGTGACCCTGGGCAAGCCGGCTTCCAGCCTGCTGCTCGGCCGCGACATCGCCATCACCCGTGTTCGGGGCACCTGGCACGAATACAAGGGCATCCCCGTGATGCCAACCTTCCACCCTGCCTTCATCTTGCGCCAGTACACCGAGCAGAACCGCAGGCTCGTCTGGGAAGATCTGAAGGCCGCCGCCGCACGCACGCAGCAGTAG
- the purE gene encoding 5-(carboxyamino)imidazole ribonucleotide mutase, with the protein MAKRVGILMGSANDWDVMESCRDVLKQLGVETDVRVISAHRTPERLGRFLETAEAEDIGVVICGAGMSAHLAGVTAAHTLLPVLGVPIDGSPLNGLDALLSTVQMPGGIPVATFGIGRSGAKNAGLFAAAILGASDPDVRKRLVEFREDQASKVPERPF; encoded by the coding sequence GTGGCGAAACGTGTCGGAATCTTGATGGGAAGCGCGAACGACTGGGATGTCATGGAGAGCTGTCGCGACGTGCTCAAGCAGTTGGGGGTGGAGACGGACGTCAGGGTGATCTCGGCCCACCGCACGCCGGAGCGGCTCGGTCGGTTCCTCGAAACGGCCGAGGCGGAGGATATCGGTGTCGTGATCTGCGGTGCGGGAATGTCTGCTCATCTCGCGGGTGTGACTGCTGCCCACACGCTGCTTCCGGTTCTAGGTGTGCCGATCGATGGTTCTCCCCTGAACGGCCTCGACGCATTGCTCTCGACCGTTCAGATGCCCGGCGGGATCCCCGTCGCGACCTTCGGCATCGGCCGCTCGGGGGCGAAGAACGCCGGCCTCTTCGCTGCCGCGATCCTGGGCGCCAGCGATCCCGACGTTCGCAAACGCCTCGTCGAGTTCCGCGAAGACCAGGCGAGCAAGGTGCCCGAGAGGCCGTTCTAG
- a CDS encoding alcohol dehydrogenase catalytic domain-containing protein, protein MQAVIVRAPGALSVEDVPDPTPSKGQAVLRVTACGICGTDLRLHQSGSLPPGTIMGHEFCGEVVQAAGHLKVGQRVTALPILSCGRCDRCRSGLGAYCTDQRAIGLGDRPGAYAEYVAVAAHETVRLPDGVDDDHGALVEPLAVAIHAVNIGRIRRGESCLVIGAGPIGLGIALWARHFGAHDVIVAERCAGRRALAEQMGATHVINPDSGELPAALERIAPGGPDVVFEAVGVPGLIQEAIEHVRFRGRLVVTGMCVAPDQLQPTVALAKETSIFFAFSYEKDDFQYTVDMIDQERIAPAAMITGRVGLEGVAGAFEALGKPDQQCKVLAQPGH, encoded by the coding sequence ATGCAAGCCGTCATCGTCCGCGCACCTGGGGCGCTCTCCGTCGAAGACGTGCCGGACCCGACCCCTTCGAAGGGCCAGGCCGTGCTCCGGGTGACGGCCTGCGGAATCTGTGGAACGGATCTGCGGCTCCACCAGTCGGGAAGCCTTCCGCCCGGCACCATCATGGGCCACGAGTTCTGCGGAGAGGTCGTCCAAGCCGCAGGCCATCTGAAGGTCGGCCAGCGGGTCACGGCGCTGCCGATCCTCAGCTGCGGCCGCTGCGATCGCTGTCGCAGCGGGTTGGGCGCCTACTGCACCGACCAGCGGGCGATCGGCCTGGGAGATCGTCCTGGCGCCTACGCGGAGTACGTCGCCGTCGCTGCCCACGAGACGGTTCGCTTGCCCGATGGCGTCGACGACGATCACGGCGCCCTGGTCGAGCCGCTGGCTGTGGCGATCCACGCCGTGAATATCGGCCGAATCCGGCGCGGCGAGAGCTGCCTGGTGATCGGCGCCGGCCCCATCGGGCTTGGAATCGCGCTCTGGGCGCGACACTTCGGTGCCCATGACGTCATCGTCGCCGAGCGTTGCGCTGGACGACGGGCCTTGGCCGAGCAGATGGGTGCCACCCATGTGATCAATCCAGATTCGGGAGAGCTGCCTGCCGCATTGGAACGGATCGCCCCGGGCGGACCGGACGTCGTGTTCGAGGCGGTGGGTGTACCGGGGCTGATTCAGGAGGCGATCGAGCATGTCCGATTCCGCGGAAGGCTCGTCGTGACGGGCATGTGTGTCGCGCCGGATCAGCTCCAACCGACGGTCGCGTTGGCCAAGGAGACTTCGATCTTCTTTGCCTTTTCGTACGAGAAGGACGACTTCCAGTACACCGTCGACATGATCGATCAGGAGCGGATTGCCCCCGCTGCCATGATCACCGGACGGGTCGGTCTCGAGGGTGTCGCGGGCGCGTTCGAGGCCCTCGGCAAGCCAGACCAGCAGTGCAAGGTGCTGGCCCAACCGGGACACTGA